A part of Tardiphaga sp. vice304 genomic DNA contains:
- a CDS encoding dienelactone hydrolase family protein, with the protein MGQDVTLTASDQFELGAYRTTPNGTPKGAVVVIQEIFGVNHHIRTICDRFAEQGYVAVAPAIFDRIERNFQSGYSPGEVAIARKFVASPDWAAMLRDTQAAIDSVKDVGPVGIIGFCLGGSVAYAAATRLTGLSAAIGYYGGAIVKFADDKPTVPTQLHFGEQDHGIPLADVETIRAKRPEVEVFVYDGAQHGFGCDERASYDQASAAVARQRSLAFFAKHLVK; encoded by the coding sequence GTGGGACAAGACGTAACGCTGACCGCCTCGGACCAGTTCGAACTCGGTGCCTATCGCACCACGCCCAATGGCACGCCGAAGGGCGCGGTGGTCGTGATCCAGGAAATTTTCGGCGTCAACCATCACATCCGCACCATATGCGACCGTTTTGCCGAACAAGGTTATGTCGCGGTCGCGCCCGCGATCTTCGACCGCATCGAACGCAACTTCCAGTCCGGCTATTCGCCCGGGGAAGTCGCGATCGCACGGAAATTCGTCGCCAGTCCGGACTGGGCCGCGATGCTGCGCGACACCCAGGCGGCTATCGACTCCGTGAAAGATGTCGGGCCGGTCGGTATCATCGGCTTCTGCCTCGGCGGCAGCGTCGCCTACGCCGCAGCGACCAGGCTGACCGGCCTGTCGGCGGCGATCGGCTATTACGGTGGTGCCATCGTCAAATTTGCCGACGACAAGCCGACCGTGCCGACGCAACTGCATTTCGGCGAGCAGGACCACGGCATTCCGCTGGCCGATGTCGAGACCATTCGCGCCAAACGTCCGGAGGTGGAAGTGTTCGTCTATGACGGCGCCCAGCACGGCTTCGGCTGCGACGAGCGCGCCAGCTACGACCAGGCCAGTGCCGCTGTCGCCCGGCAGCGCAGCCTGGCGTTCTTTGCCAAGCATCTGGTGAAGTAA